One genomic region from Phragmites australis chromosome 1, lpPhrAust1.1, whole genome shotgun sequence encodes:
- the LOC133921997 gene encoding L-type lectin-domain containing receptor kinase IX.1-like, producing MAMGISSSAAAGAALLVAALLLVLPPTAAPFSFTYNFTSPSDTPPPGIAFQGDAFYNKAVRLTRDERLGPITSSAGRAFFSRAVPLADPVSRRPVSFATAFAFSIAAPDPASASGDGLAFFLSPFPSVLLDSSAGGLLGLFNSSSARGGGGRLVAVEFDTYRNEWDPSDDHIGVDLGGIVSSATADWPTSMKDGRTAHARVAYDGDAKNLTVALSYGDARPAATDVLLWYAVDLRDYLPDSVAVGFSAATGEAAELHQVLYWEFTSTVDPKEETVILWVVLGLCALLLVLVGAGVVWFVRQWRKAGELIDGDIDIDDVMGGDYDELADEFVVESGPRRFRYGELATATKNFAEDRKLGQGGFGAVYRGFLKELGLEVAIKRVSKGSTQGRKEYAAEVRIISQLRHRHLVRLVGWCHEHRGDFLLVYELMPNGSVDHHLYGKSVLLTWPMRYDIALGLASAMLYLHEECMQCIVHRDIKPSNVMLDATFSAKLGDFGLAKLVEHGSQPYTTALAGTLGYLAPECVMTGKASRESDVYSFGVVALEIVCGRRPAELTEEPSKARLVPWVWELYGKNALLEAADCRLMGQFEEKQMERVVVVGLWCAHPDYAHRPSIRQALNVLKFEAPLPVLPPKMPVPTYFPLPPHLVAPISVEGTSSTDDPGVSDYGSSGSHNAGKGSSVTHRLLEP from the coding sequence ATGGCCATGGGgatctcctcctccgccgccgccggagccgccctcctcgtcgccgccctgctgctggtgctgccGCCCACGGCGGCGCCCTTCTCCTTCACGTATAACTTCACCTCCCCCTCGGACACCCCGCCCCCTGGGATCGCCTTCCAGGGGGACGCCTTCTACAACAAGGCCGTCCGCCTCACCCGCGACGAGCGCCTCGGCCCCATCACCAGCAGCGCCGGCCGCGCCTTCTTCTCCCGCGCCGTCCCGCTCGCCGACCCCGTCTCCCGCCGCCCGGTCTCCTTCGCCACCGCCTTCGCTTTCTCCATCGCCGCGCCCGACCCGGCCTCCGCCTCGGGCGAtgggctcgccttcttcctctcccCGTTCCCCTCCGTCCTCCTCGACAGCTCTGCCGGGGGACTTCTCGGCCTCTTCAACTCCTCCTCCGCCCGCGGGGGCGGGGGACGGCTCGTCGCCGTCGAGTTCGACACCTACAGGAACGAGTGGGACCCCAGCGACGACCACATCGGCGTCGATCTCGGCGGGATCGtctcctccgccaccgccgacTGGCCCACCAGCATGAAGGACGGCCGCACGGCGCACGCGCGCGTAGCGTACGACGGCGACGCCAAGAACCTCACCGTCGCGCTCTCCTACGGAGACGCGCGCCCCGCCGCCACGGACGTCCTGCTTTGGTACGCCGTCGATCTGAGGGACTACCTGCCGGACTCCGTGGCCGTCGGATTTTCCGCCGCCACGGGCGAGGCCGCGGAGCTGCACCAGGTGCTGTACTGGGAGTTCACCTCCACCGTCGACCCCAAGGAGGAGACGGTGATcttgtgggtggtgctaggattGTGCGCGttgcttcttgtgcttgtcggcGCAGGGGTCGTTTGGTTCGTGAGGCAGTGGAGGAAGGCCGGAGAACTCATCGACGGTGACATCGACATCGACGACGTGATGGGAGGCGATTACGATGAGCTTGCCGATGAGTTTGTAGTCGAGAGCGGCCCGAGAAGGTTCCGGTACGGCGAATTGGCGACGGCGACGAAGAATTTCGCCGAGGACAGGAAGCTCGGGCAGGGCGGGTTCGGCGCCGTGTACCGGGGCTTCTTGAAGGAGCTCGGCTTGGAGGTGGCCATCAAGAGGGTGTCCAAGGGCTCGACGCAGGGGCGCAAGGAGTACGCGGCCGAGGTGCGCATCATCAGCCAGCTGCGCCACCGCCACCTCGTCCGCCTGGTCGGCTGGTGCCACGAGCACCGCGGCGACTTCCTGCTCGTGTACGAGCTCATGCCCAACGGGAGCGTCGACCACCACCTCTACGGCAAGAGCGTGCTCCTCACCTGGCCGATGCGGTACGACATCGCACTAGGCCTCGCGTCGGCTATGCTCTACCTCCACGAGGAGTGTATGCAGTGCATTGTCCACCGCGACATTAAGCCGAGCAATGTCATGCTGGACGCTACCTTCAGCGCTAAGCTCGGGGACTTTGGCCTTGCCAAGCTTGTTGAGCATGGCAGCCAGCCATACACCACTGCCCTGGCCGGCACATTGGGCTACTTAGCGCCAGAATGCGTGATGACAGGCAAGGCAAGCCGGGAATCggacgtgtacagcttcggtGTCGTGGCACTGGAGATCGTGTGCGGACGACggccggcggagctcactgagGAGCCAAGCAAGGCAAGGCTGGTGCCATGGGTGTGGGAGCTGTATGGGAAGAACGCCCTTCTTGAAGCAGCAGACTGTAGGCTAATGGGGCAGTTTGAGGAGAAGCAGATGGAGCGTGTGGTGGTTGTAGGATTGTGGTGTGCTCATCCTGACTATGCGCACAGGCCAAGCATCAGGCAGGCCCTGAACGTGCTTAAGTTCGAGGCGCCATTGCCTGTGCTGCCACCGAAGATGCCGGTGCCGACATACTTCCCGCTGCCTCCTCATTTAGTTGCTCCGATCTCTGTTGAAGGCACGTCCAGCACCGATGACCCAGGTGTCAGTGATTATGGATCCTCAGGGTCTCATAATGCCGGGAAAGGTTCGTCAGTCACGCATAGGCTACTGGAGCCATGA